A single Chloracidobacterium sp. DNA region contains:
- a CDS encoding transglycosylase SLT domain-containing protein: MKIIGYKFFSFAAFLIIVFNSLGLAQTTSSRSNNDTRTAEIAKAEDAVNLVLAESGKSFREALQAYVENRRSEAGLKFNKSVETFLYSTLDIQRDQRLQGCYNQLIETVYRIEFPLDTQLPQVRGLAMTCGWNIDASLSDGVAKLARPVENVTPSETVTAVGPKVNGTNAGFNSQQFDASPLDELAKLELTSDEQQIDNNPVAQQQYQYIQYAVANKSLGFTFQVHPLIQQYINYYRGRGRTTMEVGLYRSGMFMRMARRIFKEEGVPENVAWLGQVESAWKPSAVSSAAASGLWQFIPGTGSRFGLQRTAQVDERNSFDEATRASARYLKFLANRYGGNWELAMAAYNCGEGNVDRAIRRAGVSNFWLAYPYLPQETRNYVPNILATILIANNPNQYGFGHIRPAPSLNYDRIRVPASTNLTLLAQAADTTVPYLRYLNPHLRTNSTPPVPYIVNVPAGKANDVVALFRRIPASKVNNTNLANSSAGESWQNISNRTGVTVNELMAANPGMKSPAGKVFVPVAGNKVNTISYSRPTNQSVVTNASNVKVVKAKAGETVAKLAERVGANPTEVAKYNGLLPNSVLPAGREIKIPISK, encoded by the coding sequence ATGAAAATTATCGGATATAAATTTTTTAGTTTTGCAGCATTTTTAATAATTGTATTTAACTCACTAGGATTGGCTCAGACCACGAGTTCCAGATCTAATAATGATACCCGCACGGCCGAGATCGCGAAGGCCGAGGATGCGGTAAATCTTGTTTTGGCCGAATCCGGAAAGTCTTTCCGAGAAGCCCTCCAGGCATATGTAGAGAATCGGCGTTCTGAGGCAGGTTTGAAATTTAACAAATCTGTTGAGACCTTTTTGTACTCAACGCTCGACATCCAGCGTGACCAGCGACTGCAGGGTTGCTATAACCAACTTATCGAAACCGTGTATCGGATCGAATTTCCGTTGGATACCCAACTGCCGCAGGTTCGCGGGTTGGCGATGACCTGTGGCTGGAATATCGACGCGTCGCTCTCCGACGGAGTCGCAAAACTTGCTCGTCCGGTGGAAAATGTGACACCGAGCGAAACCGTAACTGCCGTCGGCCCTAAGGTCAACGGCACGAACGCAGGCTTTAACAGCCAGCAGTTTGACGCCTCGCCGCTGGACGAATTAGCAAAGCTTGAGCTTACATCTGACGAACAGCAGATCGACAACAATCCGGTCGCCCAACAGCAATATCAATATATTCAGTATGCGGTTGCTAACAAATCACTTGGATTTACGTTTCAGGTGCATCCGCTGATCCAGCAGTACATCAACTACTATCGCGGTCGCGGACGCACCACGATGGAAGTCGGGCTTTACCGCTCGGGAATGTTTATGCGTATGGCTCGCCGTATCTTTAAGGAAGAGGGCGTACCCGAGAACGTCGCCTGGCTCGGGCAGGTCGAGAGTGCGTGGAAACCGAGTGCGGTGTCCAGTGCCGCGGCATCCGGATTGTGGCAGTTTATTCCGGGCACCGGATCACGATTCGGCTTGCAGCGTACGGCACAGGTGGACGAACGCAATAGCTTTGACGAAGCCACGCGAGCATCGGCTCGATATTTGAAGTTTTTGGCGAATCGCTATGGCGGTAACTGGGAATTGGCGATGGCCGCGTACAACTGCGGCGAGGGCAATGTCGATCGAGCGATCCGACGTGCCGGTGTTTCCAACTTCTGGCTGGCATACCCATATTTGCCTCAGGAGACGCGCAATTACGTTCCGAACATCTTGGCTACGATCCTGATCGCTAACAATCCGAACCAATACGGATTTGGCCACATTCGTCCGGCCCCCTCGCTCAACTACGATCGTATCCGTGTACCGGCGTCGACCAACCTGACACTGCTGGCCCAGGCGGCAGACACGACCGTGCCGTATCTGCGATACCTTAACCCGCATCTGCGGACCAATTCAACGCCGCCGGTGCCTTACATCGTCAATGTTCCGGCAGGAAAGGCAAACGATGTTGTCGCACTATTCCGTCGTATCCCGGCGTCAAAGGTCAACAATACGAACCTTGCAAACTCATCGGCGGGTGAGAGTTGGCAGAATATTTCAAACCGGACCGGCGTGACCGTCAATGAACTGATGGCCGCGAATCCGGGTATGAAGTCACCGGCCGGCAAGGTATTTGTGCCCGTTGCGGGTAACAAGGTAAACACGATCTCGTACTCACGTCCGACGAATCAATCGGTCGTGACAAACGCGAGCAACGTCAAGGTCGTCAAGGCTAAGGCGGGCGAAACGGTTGCCAAGCTTGCCGAACGAGTCGGTGCTAATCCGACTGAGGTCGCTAAGTACAACGGTTTGCTGCCTAATTCGGTGTTGCCGGCAGGTCGTGAGATCAAAATACCAATATCGAAATAG
- a CDS encoding Rrf2 family transcriptional regulator, translating into MAANSQFAMAIHILTMLAMADDANLKSDYIAASVNTNAVVIRRLLGQLSAAKLVISQTGAFGGTRLARCPREITLCEIYKAVSCGEVFALHGKAPSQDCPIGKNIEAVLCNLQKEIDRSVGEKLGQYHLQDLIEQIDEVQV; encoded by the coding sequence ATGGCAGCTAACAGCCAGTTTGCAATGGCGATCCACATTTTAACGATGCTGGCAATGGCGGACGACGCTAATCTGAAGTCTGACTACATTGCCGCAAGCGTCAATACCAATGCCGTTGTCATCAGACGGCTTTTGGGGCAGTTGTCAGCAGCCAAGTTGGTGATCTCGCAGACCGGTGCCTTCGGCGGCACACGCCTCGCGCGTTGTCCGCGTGAGATCACTCTGTGCGAGATATACAAGGCAGTGTCGTGCGGCGAAGTTTTCGCATTGCACGGCAAGGCACCAAGCCAGGATTGCCCGATCGGCAAAAATATCGAGGCAGTTCTGTGCAATTTACAAAAGGAAATAGATAGAAGTGTTGGCGAGAAGTTGGGCCAATACCATTTG
- the lon gene encoding endopeptidase La, which translates to MDEIEEFPVSLGEGDILEPMMQIPPELPVLPLRDIVIYPFMIVPLFVSRDRSVKAVETALSENRMILLVSQKDLNKEEPEQNDLYTVGTVAIIMRMLKLPDGRIRILIQGLSRCQVDSVDGGGSYVKANVTPISEPLAPENSLEVEALVRNVRGSMERAASLGKNISPEVLAIIANLDDAGRLADLSASNLELKVEDAQSVLDIHNPVPRLRRVNDLLSKEIDVLTVQQEINTQARADIDRSQREYFLRQQLKAIQMELGEGNELYEEIELYRDKILKAKMPENAEEEALRQLKKLERMHPDTAETATLRNWLDIMTELPWSVASTDNLNLKKAEKILDEDHYGLERVKERIVESLAVRKLLEKPKGSILCLVGPPGVGKTSLGRSVARALNRKFSRLSLGGLHDEAEIRGHRRTYVGAMPGRIIQAIQQVGTNNPLIMLDEIDKVGSDFRGDPSSALLEVLDPEQNSTFRDNYLGITFDLSNVMFMTTANVLETIQPALRDRMEIISLSGYTEEEKYEIAKRHLIPKQVEENGLKKTDIKFDKKAVVRIIGEYTQEAGLRHLEREIGKVCRKVARKKAELESEYTQSHITADNLAEYLRAPRIFNEGALKKDTIGTVTGLAWTAVGGDILFIEALMTKGKGRLQLTGQLGDVMQESAQAAFSYAKARAKDLGISAETLEGYDIHIHLPEGAIPKDGPSAGITMATAMVSVLAQRPVRKEVAMTGEITLRGNVLPIGGVKEKLLAARRAKIKTVIMPAPNKRDLEDMPQEILDDLTFIFVENVLEVFDAALRKSTIKESANSGSKTKGI; encoded by the coding sequence ATGGACGAAATCGAAGAATTTCCGGTCTCGTTGGGCGAGGGCGACATACTCGAACCGATGATGCAGATCCCGCCGGAGTTACCTGTGTTGCCTTTGCGTGACATTGTCATCTATCCGTTTATGATCGTGCCGCTTTTCGTGTCGCGCGACCGTTCGGTAAAGGCGGTCGAAACTGCTCTAAGCGAAAATCGGATGATCCTTTTGGTTTCGCAAAAGGATCTCAACAAAGAAGAACCGGAACAAAATGACCTCTACACCGTCGGAACGGTGGCGATAATAATGAGAATGCTGAAGTTGCCCGATGGCCGCATACGCATTCTGATTCAAGGTCTCTCGCGTTGTCAGGTCGATTCGGTCGATGGCGGCGGCTCATACGTAAAAGCAAATGTTACGCCGATATCTGAGCCGCTGGCTCCCGAGAATTCACTTGAGGTCGAGGCCCTTGTGCGAAATGTACGCGGTTCAATGGAGCGTGCTGCCAGCCTCGGCAAGAATATTTCCCCTGAAGTTTTGGCTATCATCGCCAATCTTGACGATGCGGGCCGCTTGGCCGACCTTTCGGCCTCCAATCTCGAGCTAAAGGTCGAAGACGCGCAAAGCGTTCTGGATATTCATAATCCGGTACCGCGGTTGCGGCGCGTCAACGATCTGCTTAGTAAAGAGATAGATGTTCTGACTGTGCAGCAGGAGATCAATACTCAGGCACGCGCCGATATAGATCGATCGCAACGAGAATACTTTCTGCGGCAACAGCTCAAAGCGATCCAGATGGAACTCGGTGAGGGCAACGAGCTTTACGAAGAGATCGAGCTGTATCGCGATAAAATTCTAAAAGCCAAAATGCCCGAAAATGCCGAGGAAGAAGCTCTTAGGCAACTCAAAAAACTCGAGCGGATGCATCCGGATACGGCCGAGACCGCGACACTTCGAAACTGGCTGGATATTATGACCGAGTTGCCGTGGTCAGTGGCATCGACGGACAATCTTAATCTGAAAAAGGCCGAGAAGATCCTTGACGAAGATCATTACGGTCTCGAAAGGGTAAAGGAACGCATTGTCGAGTCCTTGGCTGTCCGCAAACTGCTGGAAAAGCCAAAGGGCTCGATACTGTGCCTTGTCGGCCCTCCCGGAGTCGGAAAGACGTCGCTTGGTCGATCTGTAGCTCGGGCTCTTAACCGTAAATTTTCGCGCCTTAGCCTTGGCGGCCTCCACGACGAGGCGGAGATCCGTGGACATCGGCGCACCTATGTCGGAGCAATGCCGGGTCGCATCATTCAAGCGATCCAGCAGGTCGGCACTAATAATCCGTTGATAATGCTTGATGAGATCGACAAGGTCGGCTCGGATTTTCGCGGTGACCCGAGCTCAGCTCTGCTGGAAGTTCTCGATCCTGAACAGAACTCAACATTTCGTGATAACTATCTCGGCATCACATTCGACCTTTCCAACGTGATGTTTATGACGACCGCGAACGTGCTCGAGACCATTCAACCGGCGCTTCGAGATCGAATGGAGATAATCTCTCTCTCCGGTTACACCGAAGAAGAGAAGTATGAGATCGCAAAGCGGCATTTGATACCAAAACAGGTTGAAGAGAACGGACTCAAAAAGACCGATATCAAGTTTGATAAAAAGGCCGTCGTCCGGATAATCGGCGAATACACTCAGGAAGCGGGGCTTCGTCACCTCGAACGCGAGATCGGCAAGGTTTGCCGAAAGGTCGCACGGAAAAAGGCCGAACTCGAGAGCGAATACACACAGAGCCACATTACTGCCGACAATCTTGCTGAGTATCTCAGAGCACCGCGTATCTTCAACGAAGGTGCACTCAAAAAGGACACGATAGGTACTGTCACCGGACTGGCGTGGACTGCGGTCGGCGGCGACATACTCTTTATCGAGGCTCTGATGACGAAGGGAAAGGGAAGGCTTCAACTAACCGGTCAACTCGGGGACGTGATGCAGGAGTCGGCACAGGCCGCATTCTCGTACGCCAAGGCCCGGGCCAAGGACCTCGGTATTTCCGCGGAAACGCTTGAGGGCTACGACATCCACATACACCTTCCCGAGGGAGCGATCCCGAAAGACGGTCCCTCTGCGGGCATTACGATGGCGACCGCGATGGTTTCGGTCCTCGCCCAACGTCCGGTGAGAAAGGAAGTAGCAATGACCGGTGAAATCACATTGCGGGGCAACGTGCTGCCGATCGGCGGTGTCAAAGAAAAGCTCCTTGCGGCTCGGCGGGCTAAAATCAAAACCGTCATAATGCCGGCACCGAATAAACGTGACCTTGAGGATATGCCGCAGGAAATTCTTGATGATTTGACGTTTATATTTGTTGAAAACGTCTTAGAGGTGTTTGACGCGGCTCTTCGAAAATCGACTATCAAAGAGTCCGCTAATTCCGGCTCAAAGACGAAAGGCATATAA